Within Halarsenatibacter silvermanii, the genomic segment CCTTTCCAGAGTCCCGGTCCTGGTTTCCCAGGGTGTAATAAAAGGCCCTACGGCTGATCCCGCAAAAAAGAAGGTGATCCCCAGCAGTCCGGGCAGAAGTTCCAAAAAACCCAGATCTCTTCCCAGAGCAAAAGCAAAGAATAGACAGAAAGGAAATAACACTCCAAAGATGAGAACAGGGCTTTCGCTGTAATATATTTTGATATTTTTTTGAGAGATGGCAGCCAGCTGCTGCAGCCAGAGCTTAAATCTGCTGATTCTCATTGTTTAATTCACCTCCGGTCAATTCCACAAAAACATCCTCCAGATCAGGTTCTAAGATATTTAAGCCAGCTATTTTTTTATCACCTATTCTACTGATCAGCTCTTTAACAGCCCTGTCAGGGTTATCTGTATAATACTTCATTTTATTGCCCTCTTTTGCTGATTTAGAAATATATTCAAGCTCCGACGGCAGCGGATAATCTCCATCTTCAAGACAGAGCTCTACTGTCTGCAGTTCTTTGAAAGTATTCTTCAAATTTTCGGGAGTATCTATGGCGGCAATCCGCCCTTTATTTATTACTGCTACCCGGTGGCACAGCTGATTGGCTTCCTGGATATTGTGAGTGGTAAGAAAAATAGTGCTGCCTTTTTGATTTAAATCCTGTATAATTTCATGCATGATTCTCGTGCTCTGCACATCAAGGCCCCGGGTGGGTTCGTCCAGAAAAAGAATTTCAGGATTATTGATCAACGCCATTCCCAGTATAACCCTCTGAGTCATGCCTTTAGAGTATTCTTTGACTTTATCGTTCATCCTGTCTGCCAGGCCCAGTTTTTTCAACAATTTTTTTGTCTTCTCCTCTATATCTTCACCGCTTAAACCGTACATTCTGGCCATGAATTTGATATTCTCCCGGGCTGTCAGTTCATGATAGGCATTGGCAGCTTCCGGCACCACGCCGATTCTCAATCTGGCCTCCACAAAATTTTCTTCAAGATCATATCCAGCCAGCTCTATTCGCCCCCGGTCAGGTTTTAAAACACCGGTGATCATTCTGGCCGTGGTCGTCTTGCCAGCTCCATTTGGTCCTAAAAAACCGAATATCTCTCCTTTCTGAACTGAGAAATCTATCCCTTTTACAGCTTCGATATCGCCAAACTTTTTATGCAGGTTATTAATTTCTACAGCACGTTCCATAAATTTATTCAACCTCCAGACAAAATATTTTCTCTAAAATGCATCCTAGAATTAAATCATATCTCTTTTATCAAGGTAATCTACTGTTACAGATGATCTTAAAATAATTCAACATTATCAGCCGGAAAATCTTCCGTCATCTTCAGTCTCAGAAAGTTTTTCAATATTATCTTCCAGCCAGCCAATTTTAACATTCTCTCTATCATCGAACTGGGGGACATAAGGTTTGATATCGATCACTGGAGT encodes:
- a CDS encoding ABC transporter ATP-binding protein, with amino-acid sequence MERAVEINNLHKKFGDIEAVKGIDFSVQKGEIFGFLGPNGAGKTTTARMITGVLKPDRGRIELAGYDLEENFVEARLRIGVVPEAANAYHELTARENIKFMARMYGLSGEDIEEKTKKLLKKLGLADRMNDKVKEYSKGMTQRVILGMALINNPEILFLDEPTRGLDVQSTRIMHEIIQDLNQKGSTIFLTTHNIQEANQLCHRVAVINKGRIAAIDTPENLKNTFKELQTVELCLEDGDYPLPSELEYISKSAKEGNKMKYYTDNPDRAVKELISRIGDKKIAGLNILEPDLEDVFVELTGGELNNENQQI